The DNA segment AATGATTCGGTAAACGGAAGAACCAATAAATAGTCTATCCCTAAATTTTGTAATAGCTCTTCTTTTTCTTGTTGAATATTCAACAACCTTATATTTTTTCCTTCTGAAGCATAAAGCACTTCCTCGGGCGAAGGGCTAAAAGTAATAATTACCGTTTGTCCCAGATTTTTTTTAGCGATATTTTTCAGACGTTCAATAAGTTTTTTATGTCCTAAGTGCACACCATCAAACCTGCCAATAGTAACTACGGGATAGTCGAGTTTTGGAAACTGATTAATATCGGTAATAATCTTCAAAATATTTTTCTTTTTGTAAATATCGAGCATTTATTAAAATGCTCGTATAGAGTTTTAAATTAAATTGTGTTCTGCCAAATACTCTGCAATTTGTATAGCATTAGTAGCAGCACCTTTGCGCAAATTATCTGAAACTATCCACATATTTAATGTTTTGGGCTGACTGAAATCTCTACGAATACGACCCACAAAAACAGCATCTTGCCCCTCAGCATATTTTGGCATTGGATAATTATTTGCTTCAGGATTATCCTGAACTTCTATTCCGGAAAAACTCTCTAATAACTCTCGGATTTTTTCTAATTCAAAGTCTTTTTTGAATTCTATATTTACACTTTCGGAATGACCACCAAAAACAGGAACTCTAACTACTGTAGCAGTAATTCGTATACTGTAATCATTAAGTATTTTATGTGTTTCATTAACCAATTTCTCTTCCTCAGTGGTATATCCGTTTTTTAGAAAATCGCCACCATGAGGAATTACATTCATATCTATCGGATGCGGATAAAATTTTTCAACTTGAGGTCGACAAATACGTTCATCTTGCATCTGCCTAACTGCTTTTGCACCGGAACCGGTAACAGATTGATAAGTAGAAATAACAAGACGGTTAATTCCAAAGACCTTATGCAAAGGAGCTAAAGCCATAACCATTTGTATAGTTGAACAATTTGGATTCGCAATAATTTTAGAATCTGCGGTTAAAACGGCACCATTAATCTCGGGTACAACTAAAGGAATATTCTTATCCATTCGCCAAGCCGAAGAATTGTCAATAACAAAAGTGCCTCTATCAGCAAACTTCTTAGCCCAAGCTTTCGATATTTCGCTTCCGGCCGAAAAAATGGCAATATCCGGTGACTTTTCCAAGGCATCTTTTAATCCAATAACTGCATATTCCGTTTTATTAAAAATTACGGTCTTTCCAAACGAACGCTCACTGGCGACAGCATATAACTCATCAACGTTAAGCTTACTTTCCTCTAATACATTTAACATTACACTTCCTACCAAACCGGTAGCACCAACTAAAGCTATTCTCATTTCATTCGTTTATTTCGCACAAAAGTAGTATATTTAGGACTTATTTAAGGATCTATACTAACCTATCTTAAATTTTTGTAACAAATCTCCAAAATCGTGAGAGCTTTTTATATTTTCTTGCTATTTTTTCCTCTGATAAGTATAGCTCAGCTTACAGATGATTTTTCGGATGGAAATTTTACCGATAACCCTACTTGGCAAGGTGATCAAGATTTATTTAAAATTAACACTGCTTTTTCATTACAGTTAAAT comes from the Bacteroidales bacterium genome and includes:
- a CDS encoding aspartate-semialdehyde dehydrogenase yields the protein MRIALVGATGLVGSVMLNVLEESKLNVDELYAVASERSFGKTVIFNKTEYAVIGLKDALEKSPDIAIFSAGSEISKAWAKKFADRGTFVIDNSSAWRMDKNIPLVVPEINGAVLTADSKIIANPNCSTIQMVMALAPLHKVFGINRLVISTYQSVTGSGAKAVRQMQDERICRPQVEKFYPHPIDMNVIPHGGDFLKNGYTTEEEKLVNETHKILNDYSIRITATVVRVPVFGGHSESVNIEFKKDFELEKIRELLESFSGIEVQDNPEANNYPMPKYAEGQDAVFVGRIRRDFSQPKTLNMWIVSDNLRKGAATNAIQIAEYLAEHNLI
- a CDS encoding adenylyltransferase/cytidyltransferase family protein produces the protein MLDIYKKKNILKIITDINQFPKLDYPVVTIGRFDGVHLGHKKLIERLKNIAKKNLGQTVIITFSPSPEEVLYASEGKNIRLLNIQQEKEELLQNLGIDYLLVLPFTES